The region TGGATAGCATGATATGATATAATTCTTCATCATCTGTTACAACCATTCCGCCTTCCATGGTGGAGATATGGTGACTAAAAAAGGAGCTAAAGGTACCCATTAACCCAAAAGTGCCGGTTTTTATTCCATTGAATTCAGAATCCATAGATTCGCAATTATCTTCGAGTAGAATAATATCTCTATCGCCAATTATTTTACTTATTTCATCAAAGTCGTTAGAATTACCCAGCAGGTTAACAGCAAGAATCATTCTTGTTTTTTCTGTTACTGCATTTTTTAATGCTTCTAAATCATAATTTAGGGTGTCTAAATCAATATCTACAAATTTCAGATGAAGATTATATTGCTGCAAAGGATGATAAGTTGTTGACCAGGATACTGCAGGAACAATAACCTCATCACCTGGTTTCAGGGCATTGTTTTTACGGTAAAAAAGAGCTGCAGTAGCCAGTAAATTTGCTGAAGAACCTGAATTAACCATAACGGCATACTTGCTTCCAAAATAGTTAGCAAATTTTTCTTCGTAAGATTTAACTTTTTCCCCCATGGTGTACATGCCTGTCTCAATTACTTCCAGCATGGCATTTTTTTCTTTTTCGTCCCAGGTGCTGCTTGCCAACGAATATTTCATAATATTTATTGATTTTCTGTGCTTAAAAAATATTGATATGTGGCTTCGATGCCTTGTTTCAACGTATAGTGGGGGTTTAACCCAACTTGTTTTTGCTTCCCTGTATCAACTAGCTTTTGTTTCATACCTACCGGTTTAGAAAGGTTGTGGCTAAAAGATCCGCTGAAACCAACTACATCTGCAATGGTTTGGTAATACTCGTTAATTGTGTAATCATAGCCCAGCCCAATATTCATTAAATTGGGCATTTGGTCAAATCGGTCAATATATTCCCACATCATGCGAACCAAATCGCCAGCATACATAAATTCTCTTCTTGCTTTACCATCGCCCCATATTTCTACGGTATTGTTGTATCTTTTTTTAGTCTCATGTATTTTACGAATTACGGCAGGTATCATGTGGGACTTTTCGGGTGAAAAATCATCATATTTTCCATATAAGTTGCATGGGATGATTGTTTTATATGAAAACCCGGGGTTTTCTTTGTTAATGTATGTGCAGAGTCGCTGTGTAAAAATTTTGGCTATTGCATAACCTTCATTTGTAGGCTCCAGCTCTCCATCTAATATTGATTCTTCTTTAAGCGGGTTTGGTGCCTGACGTGGGTACATACATGATGATCCTAAATTTAAAAGTTTTGTCACTCCGGCATTTTGAGCAGCCAGCAATAAATTTCTACCCATATCGGTGTTCTCTGTCAAAAACTTGACAGGATTTGCGATATTGGCCTGAATTCCACCCACAATTCCTGCTGCATGGATAATTAAACCCGGGTGCTCCTGTCTTAAGTATTGAATGGTTTGTCCATAATTAAGTAAGTTGAGCTCACTGCTTTGAGGTGTTAACAGTTCGTATTTTGCAGGTGTCGAGTCTTTAATATTGCGGCCCACCATCCCACTAGAACCACACAGTAATATTCTTTTTAGATTACTCATTATTCAAAATAATTCTTTATGTCAAAACCACCATTTTTCAAATACACATCTTTTTTCATCAATTTAATATCTGACCATATCATTTCTTTGATGAGTTTATCCAAATCGTATTGAGGTTGCCAACCCAATTTTGTCCGGGCTTTGGTGGCATCGCCAATCAACAGATCTACTTCTGTAGGTCTGTAATAATTCGGATCTACCTCTACAACAACCTGATCTTTTTCTAATTGAAAACCTAAATTGTGGCAGGCTTTTATATAACCTTTTTCATTTTCACCAGCTCCTCGAAAGTCTATTTCTATACCCAATACAGCGAATGTTTTCAAAACAAAATTTCTGATGCTGGTGGTCACTCCTGTCGCGATTACGTAATCTTCAGGCCTGTCTTGCTGAAGCATTAAGTACATGGCTTCCACGTAGTCTTTGGCATGCCCCCAATCACGCTGTGCATCCAGATTTCCAAGATAGAATTTCTTCTGTAAACCCAGAGCTATTCGAGCCGCAGCACGAGTAATTTTGCGTGTTACAAAAGTTTCGCCTCTTATGGGAGATTCGTGGTTAAATAAAATCCCGTTGCAGCAATACATGTTGTAGGCTTCACGGTAATTGACCGTGATCCAGTATCCGTAAATTTTAGCCACGCCATAGGGGCTACGAGGGTAAAAGGGTGTATTTTCTGTTTGCGGTATCTCCTGTACTTTTCCGTAAAGCTCTGAGGTGGAGGCCTGGTAAATGCGACATTTTTTTTCCATGCCCAACAGCCTGACAGCTTCCAATATTCTAAGCGTTCCCATTGCATCCACATTAGCTGTATATTCCGGCGTCTCAAAACTTACTTTCACATGCGACTGCGCTGCTAAATTGTATATCTCATCAGGTTGTATTTTTTGGATGAGGTTAATTATATTGGTGGAGTCTGTTAAATCACCATAATGAAGCGTAAAGCGCTGGTTTTCAACATGCGGGTCTTCATAGATATGGTCAATACGTTCTGTATTGAAAATCGATGATCTTCGTTTAATACCATGAACCTTATAACCTTTTTTAAGTAAAAACTCAGCAAGATATGCCCCATCCTGTCCCGTAATACCTGTTATTAATGCAATATTTGCCATTTTAAATTCTTTAAACTTGTAAAAGTAATTTGTTTTTTACGAATTACCCAAGCAAAATTTCTTTTAAGACCGGATAAACTGCCTCATAAGTATGATAATCATAGAAAATATTTTTACCTTTTTGCCCTAGTTTCTTTCTTAATTCCGGCCGTTCAATTAGCAATTTAATTTTTTCAAACCAATCATTTTCATTGGCCAACAGAAATGACTTTCCATCTTCTAATTGGTCTGCATGAATGTTGGGACTACTAATCAGGCTAATTCCATTTCCCATAAACTCAAGACACTTCATCGATATTTTGGCTTTTTGCCGGTCAGTTTGTTTAATAAAAGGAACCAACCCCACATCAAGACTTGCAAGCCAATGATAATAATCAAAACCCTCTTCACCCCACTTTTGCACTTCAGCCCGTTTTAACCCCAACTCTGGCAGGTCTCGACACACAAAGGAAAATTTAACTTGCGGATATTCATTTTCTATTTTTTGCAATTGCCCGGCAATATGCAAAAGCTGTTTGGCATTATCGGGGCTGCCCATCCAACCAATTTTTACAGTATCAGTGCCTTTGCCTCTATCTGGTTGTGTTACAAACTGTTCTTTTCGTATAGCAAACCGCACAAAATGCGTACTCTTATTATATTGTTTAAACTTCTCTTTTAAGAATTCACTGGCTACAGTAACTTTTGAGGCATTTCGTACTGTTTGCATCACCAGATTATAGTTACTTTCGTAATCGGCATCATAAAAATCATAAATGACATTCGGGTGTAGTTTATGAAGTAGTTTTTCAAAATAAGTTTTTTTAAAAGGATAAAGGGGCAGAAAAGCCCGTTGAATCCAGATAGTATCGTGCTGTAAAATTTGATTGAGTTGCCCCCAGCGTCGGTTAAGAAGTCTGAAAAATAGTTTGTAGCGCTTAATTTGGTTCTTTGCTTTCGTATATTCAAAATACTTTCTAAGCTCATCGGCTTCCCATGCCCAAAAAACATTAAAATTTATATCCTCTTTTTCAAAATATGGTTTCCAGGCGGCTATGCGATCTGCTCCGCCTGGCCAGTTTTGGGGGTAGTATGGGAGGGCTGCAATGGATTTCTTTACTTTTTTAGGCCGCTGTATTATTATAAACAGCTTGTACTTTAATATTATAAAGTTGACAAAGAGAATAAAAGTATAATGATATATTCGAGCCATATAATTTTGTTTTTAATACTGCTTGAGCGAACCAATCAATTTTCTAATCAGCATTCCAAAAAAAGGAACATTATACACAATATAAACAATTTTTATTTTGAAGTTTTTATCAAAGGGAGAATAATA is a window of Salinivirga cyanobacteriivorans DNA encoding:
- a CDS encoding DegT/DnrJ/EryC1/StrS family aminotransferase — its product is MKYSLASSTWDEKEKNAMLEVIETGMYTMGEKVKSYEEKFANYFGSKYAVMVNSGSSANLLATAALFYRKNNALKPGDEVIVPAVSWSTTYHPLQQYNLHLKFVDIDLDTLNYDLEALKNAVTEKTRMILAVNLLGNSNDFDEISKIIGDRDIILLEDNCESMDSEFNGIKTGTFGLMGTFSSFFSHHISTMEGGMVVTDDEELYHIMLSMRSHGWTRHLPDQNMVTGKKSNDPFEESFKFVLPGYNLRPGELHGAVGIEQLKKLPRLIEQRRKNAQIFQKLFSDHPYLRIQKEVGASSWFGFSMVLKDNAPYSRNEFVELLNQHEIECRPIVSGNFLKNPVLKHYDYSVGGVVKNAEIIDQKGLFVGNHHYDLKEQLMHLKSVL
- a CDS encoding NAD-dependent epimerase/dehydratase family protein gives rise to the protein MSNLKRILLCGSSGMVGRNIKDSTPAKYELLTPQSSELNLLNYGQTIQYLRQEHPGLIIHAAGIVGGIQANIANPVKFLTENTDMGRNLLLAAQNAGVTKLLNLGSSCMYPRQAPNPLKEESILDGELEPTNEGYAIAKIFTQRLCTYINKENPGFSYKTIIPCNLYGKYDDFSPEKSHMIPAVIRKIHETKKRYNNTVEIWGDGKARREFMYAGDLVRMMWEYIDRFDQMPNLMNIGLGYDYTINEYYQTIADVVGFSGSFSHNLSKPVGMKQKLVDTGKQKQVGLNPHYTLKQGIEATYQYFLSTENQ
- the gmd gene encoding GDP-mannose 4,6-dehydratase, producing MANIALITGITGQDGAYLAEFLLKKGYKVHGIKRRSSIFNTERIDHIYEDPHVENQRFTLHYGDLTDSTNIINLIQKIQPDEIYNLAAQSHVKVSFETPEYTANVDAMGTLRILEAVRLLGMEKKCRIYQASTSELYGKVQEIPQTENTPFYPRSPYGVAKIYGYWITVNYREAYNMYCCNGILFNHESPIRGETFVTRKITRAAARIALGLQKKFYLGNLDAQRDWGHAKDYVEAMYLMLQQDRPEDYVIATGVTTSIRNFVLKTFAVLGIEIDFRGAGENEKGYIKACHNLGFQLEKDQVVVEVDPNYYRPTEVDLLIGDATKARTKLGWQPQYDLDKLIKEMIWSDIKLMKKDVYLKNGGFDIKNYFE
- a CDS encoding glycosyltransferase family protein — protein: MARIYHYTFILFVNFIILKYKLFIIIQRPKKVKKSIAALPYYPQNWPGGADRIAAWKPYFEKEDINFNVFWAWEADELRKYFEYTKAKNQIKRYKLFFRLLNRRWGQLNQILQHDTIWIQRAFLPLYPFKKTYFEKLLHKLHPNVIYDFYDADYESNYNLVMQTVRNASKVTVASEFLKEKFKQYNKSTHFVRFAIRKEQFVTQPDRGKGTDTVKIGWMGSPDNAKQLLHIAGQLQKIENEYPQVKFSFVCRDLPELGLKRAEVQKWGEEGFDYYHWLASLDVGLVPFIKQTDRQKAKISMKCLEFMGNGISLISSPNIHADQLEDGKSFLLANENDWFEKIKLLIERPELRKKLGQKGKNIFYDYHTYEAVYPVLKEILLG